The following are encoded together in the Trichomycterus rosablanca isolate fTriRos1 chromosome 19, fTriRos1.hap1, whole genome shotgun sequence genome:
- the ttc34 gene encoding tetratricopeptide repeat protein 34, with amino-acid sequence MAHMHSLDRICLEQVILALESWLDSHGVTQKSMDGLNKGLAAVFLSTLCPNNVSASVFKMESVLLGAGYGSEEIFARCSALLKEKATPCPKGLTRLILELTSALACLLSDMYNPKCAKLYLQAFLGNRSETVRLVKGRHAEHLPRIVKAFFEQMAPKFPMVYTECKLDNIDNFSASDSVEFLLAISPDNTLVRELQAGVLFSQGKFDESAEALTLALQLSDTQTDAKTNFDLMVQGTPPERRASLLVARAAALFSAGGRVSEACQDLAEGFAVYPATARHQFQRLFSKNGTGALVRIELRQQAEKGLSSFRETVLLRSDLRSTAGMELLDPVIAQLRALCHLEPGGGGRELRVRLADCLLLHGEFRESMSISSQLAAASQAQQSYQNTVQVLRGFARLLSEDQQGALKDFQAVIEYSAPHPQSCVRALCGRGLLRMITGSHYLTALDYITASQLQPQDTALTVRCLVPWNYRGLLCTVLLEQGRTMLEEFGGQRKTSSNTVQDHEMSNQVPSTQPKDNHNQSVPTKEVHNINKDRIAVGVHALALLLMELQPGTDAPQILAADALYQLNRAEESYRLLLCTEHSTPRSQVLARLALLQLHRGFLYDAHQLLKKLIQCGDTSCLGSLLSVTALKDRTLLEKHCHDASKRILYSQQEESAIRKAVAYLSIAIMASGGEAVDSLLERARCYTLLGQKKTAIFDFTAILKEHPDHVPALCGRGFTYLMLNQQKESTQDILAALQVNAEEVTRSILSLKDKARKLICEWLHQQCRSSLSTTVSTNPVHHQQKCLQEVFLISCMLRKINNRDPRWHLLYIDVLLARGDIKTAGAHLRDLFGQEPRDAAAQARCGVVESWKKNFRSAAKCLSGVSEKDQSVLDFLLALIQPQQRKHLAQAASQEASGVSESGHWQHALALLTVAVQALGGTKLQHLRQRAACLAQLGLHERAVSDLDHVILCHNEGNKEEAKVRAEDLCRRGRSSLLCSRDKVAVEDFSLALELHTEQALMCVEAGPGRQHMAELFLRFALQNYGEKQLDKAWCLTESGLKVDSNHAELRRLKARINREVSGSCIVH; translated from the exons ATGGCACACATGCACAGCTTGGACAGGATCTGCTTAGAACAGGTCATTTTGGCTCTCGAGTCTTGGCTTGACAGTCATGGGGTGACACAAAAATCCATGGACGGTCTTAACAAAGGGTTGGCCGCAGTATTCCTGTCAACTCTGTGTCCCAATAATGTTTCAGCTTCGGTTTTCAAAATGGAATCAGTCCTGCTAGGAGCTGGCTATGGCTCAGAAGAGATCTTTGCCCGCTGTTCAGCTCTTTTGAAGGAAAAAGCTACGCCTTGTCCTAAGGGTCTGACACGGTTGATTTTGGAGTTGACTAGCGCTCTTGCCTGCTTGCTATCAGATATGTATAACCCTAAATGTGCTAAGCTGTATCTGCAGGCTTTCCTTGGAAACAGATCAGAAACAGTGAGGCTGGTCAAGGGTCGCCATGCTGAGCATTTACCCAGAATAGTCAAAGCTTTTTTTGAGCAAATGGCTCCAAAATTCCCAATGGTCTACACTGAGTGCAAACTGGATAACATAGACAATTTTTCAGCTTCTGATTCAGTTGAGTTTCTACTTGCTATTTCACCTGATAACACACTTGTAAGGGAGCTTCAGGCAGGTGTGTTGTTCTCCCAAGGCAAATTTGATGAAAGTGCTGAAGCTTTGACCCTGGCATTACAATTAAGTGATACCCAGACagatgcaaaaacaaattttgACTTGATGGTACAAGGAACGCCACCAGAACGGAGAGCTAGTTTACTTGTGGCCAGAGCGGCTGCCTTATTCTCAGCCGGTGGTCGAGTGAGTGAAGCTTGCCAAGACCTTGCTGAAGGTTTTGCTGTTTACCCAGCAACAGCCAGACACCAGTTCCAGAGGCTGTTCTCCAAAAACGGCACAGGAGCTCTAGTTCGTATCGAATTGAGGCAGCAGGCAGAGAAAGGACTCTCCAGTTTCAGAGAGACAGTTCTGCTAAGATCTGACCTGCGTTCCACAGCTGGTATGGAGCTCCTAGACCCCGTCATTGCCCAGCTGCGAGCTCTGTGCCACCTGGAGCCTGGTGGAGGAGGTCGGGAACTTCGTGTACGATTGGCAGACTGTTTGCTTCTACATGGAGAATTTAGAGAATCTATGTCTATCAGCAGCCAGCTTGCAGCGGCTTCTCAGGCCCAACAAAGCTACCAAAACACAGTGCAGGTACTTCGTGGCTTTGCTCGGCTCCTTTCCGAAGACCAGCAGGGAGCTCTGAAGGATTTCCAGGCTGTGATTGAGTACAGTGCTCCTCATCCTCAGAGCTGTGTGCGTGCGCTGTGCGGAAGAGGCTTGCTAAGGATGATCACTGGCTCACACTACCTGACTGCTCTGGACTACATCACAGCAAGCCAGCTTCAGCCTCAGGACACTGCACTGACTGTGAGGTGCCTGGTACCATGGAACTACCGTGGTCTGCTGTGCACTGTTTTGCTTGAGCAAGGAAGGACAATGCTGGAGGAGTTTGGAGGGCAGAGAAAAACAAGTTCTAATACAGTCCAGGACCATGAAATGAGCAACCAGGTGCCATCTACACAACCAAAAGACAATCACAATCAATCAGTGCCAACTAAAGAGGTGCACAACATCAACAAGGACAG AATAGCTGTAGGTGTGCATGCTCTTGCTCTTCTACTGATGGAGTTGCAGCCAGGTACAGATGCGCCTCAGATCCTCGCAGCAGATGCTCTGTACCAGCTGAACCGTGCTGAGGAGTCATATCGTCTTCTCCTCTGCACAGAGCACTCGACTCCTCGCTCCCAGGTCCTTGCCCGACTTGCCCTGCTCCAGCTGCACCGCGGATTTCTCTATGATGCCCACCAG CTGCTGAAGAAGCTTATCCAGTGTGGAGACACTAGCTGTCTTGGCTCTCTGTTGTCTGTGACGGCTCTAAAAGACCGGACActtctggagaaacactgtcACGATGCATCAAAACGCATTCTGTATAGTCAACAAGAGGAAAGTGCCATTAGAAAGGCTGTGGCCTATCTGTCCATTGCCATTATGGCTTCAG GTGGTGAAGCAGTAGACTCATTATTGGAGAGGGCCAGATGCTACACTCTGCTGGGCCAAAAGAAGACTGCTATTTTTGACTTTACTGCCATTCTTAAGGAGCACCCAGATCATGTGCCAGCTCTGTGTGGGAGAGGGTTCACCTATCTCATGCTAAACCAGCAGAAG GAATCCACACAAGATATCCTGGCAGCACTTCAGGTTAATGCTGAAGAAGTAACTCGGAGTATTCTGTCCCTAAAAGACAAAGCACGGAAGCTTATCTGCGAATGGCTACATCAGCAATGCCGCTCAAGTCTTTCCACCACTGTATCTACCAATCCAGTCCACCATCAACAGAAATGTCtacaagaagtctttctgatcAGTTGCATGCTCCGAAAAATCAACAACAGGGATCCAAGGTGGCACCTCCTCTATATAGACGTCCTGCTTGCCCGAG GGGATATAAAGACAGCTGGTGCACACCTCAGGGACCTCTTTGGTCAGGAGCCACGAGATGCAGCAGCACAGGCCAGGTGTGGAGTGGTGGAAAGCTGGAAAAAGAACTTTAGATCAGCAGCCAAGTGCTTAAGTGGAGTGTCTGAAAAAGATCAGTCGGTGCTAGACTTTCTCTTGGCACTTATTCAGCCTCAACAAAGAAAACATCTGGCACAG GCAGCGTCTCAGGAGGCGAGCGGCGTGTCCGAGAGCGGCCACTGGCAGCATGCGCTGGCTTTGCTCACCGTGGCCGTGCAAGCCCTGGGTGGCACGAAGCTCCAGCACCTTCGTCAGCGTGCAGCATGCCTGGCGCAGCTGGGTCTCCATGAGCGGGCGGTGTCAGATCTGGACCATGTCATTCTCTGTCACAATGAAGGGAACAAAGAAGAGGCCAAGGTGAGGGCGGAGGATCTGTGCAGACGGGGTCGTAGCTCGCTGCTGTGTTCCCGGGACAAGGTGGCTGTAGAGGACTTCTCTCTGGCTTTGGAACTGCACACAGAGCAGGCACTGATGTGTGTGGAGGCTGGACCGGGGAGGCAGCACATGGCTGAGCTGTTTTTACGCTTTGCGCTGCAGAATTATGGAGAGAAGCAGCTGGACAAAGCCTGGTGTCTCACAGAGAGTGGCCTGAAGGTAGACAGTAACCATGCAGAGCTACGTCGCCTTAAGGCCAGAATCAACCGGGAGGTTTCTGGATCATGTATTGTCCACTAA